One stretch of Arachis hypogaea cultivar Tifrunner chromosome 20, arahy.Tifrunner.gnm2.J5K5, whole genome shotgun sequence DNA includes these proteins:
- the LOC112784264 gene encoding outer envelope membrane protein 7 yields the protein MGAITSAVIAVAAVLLGWATIEIACKPCLEMGREAIDRNLNPDYDPDDDNRAIRAPLNPSSAADTDESSSCAPSTAVKSV from the coding sequence atggGTGCCATCACGAGCGCGGTGATAGCAGTGGCGGCGGTGCTTCTCGGATGGGCCACCATCGAGATCGCATGCAAGCCATGCCTCGAAATGGGTCGCGAAGCCATCGATCGTAATCTGAACCCCGATTACGATCCCGACGACGATAACCGTGCAATTCGCGCACCTCTTAATCCCTCCTCCGCTGCCGACACGGATGAATCCTCCTCCTGTGCACCTTCCACCGCCGTCAAATCCGTTTGA
- the LOC112783397 gene encoding F-box/kelch-repeat protein At1g30090: MQRVRFSSQQGAVHKLGDPQMTLSPKFRLAVIQSSLEYSLRGDPLIPGLPDDVALNCLLRLPVQSHSSCRAVCKRWHLLLGNKERFFTNRRQLGFKDPWLFVFAYHKCTGKIQWQVLDLTHFSWHTIPAMPCKDKVCPHGFRCVSIPRDGTLFVCGGMVSDVDCPLDLVLKYEMQKNRWTVMNRMNTARSFFASGVIDGMLYVAGGNSTDLYELDSAEVLDPLTGNWRSIASMGTNMASYDAAVLNGKLLVTEGWLWPFYVSPRGQVYDPRTDNWENMAVGLREGWTGSSVVVYGHLFVVSELERMKLKVYDMETDSWDAIDGPPLPEQICKPFAVNACDCHIYVVGRNLHVAVGHISRLLPDENSDEKWSFSVRWHVIDAPESLSDLTPSSSQVLFA; the protein is encoded by the coding sequence ATGCAGCGTGTTCGATTTTCGTCTCAACAGGGAGCAGTACACAAGTTAGGAGACCCTCAAATGACATTATCTCCCAAGTTTAGGTTAGCTGTGATCCAATCTTCATTGGAATATTCTCTCAGGGGAGACCCCTTAATACCGGGCCTGCCGGACGATGTTGCTCTCAATTGCCTTCTCCGGCTGCCGGTTCAGAGTCATTCATCGTGTAGAGCTGTATGCAAGAGGTGGCATCTGCTACTTGGAAACAAAGAGAGGTTTTTCACCAACAGGAGACAATTGGGATTCAAAGACCCCTGGCTTTTTGTATTTGCCTACCACAAGTGCACTGGAAAGATCCAATGGCAGGTTCTTGACCTCACTCACTTTTCGTGGCACACTATCCCTGCAATGCCCTGTAAGGACAAGGTTTGCCCCCATGGTTTTAGGTGTGTTTCGATTCCCCGGGATGGCACTCTTTTTGTATGCGGTGGTATGGTCTCCGACGTCGACTGCCCTCTTGACTTGGTCTTGAAGTATGAGATGCAGAAAAATCGTTGGACTGTCATGAATAGGATGAATACAGCAAGGTCATTTTTTGCCAGTGGAGTAATTGATGGGATGCTTTATGTAGCTGGTGGGAATAGCACTGATCTATATGAGCTGGATTCTGCTGAGGTATTGGATCCTCTCACTGGAAATTGGCGCTCTATCGCCAGCATGGGAACCAATATGGCATCTTATGATGCAGCAGTTCTCAACGGGAAGCTTCTCGTCACGGAAGGCTGGTTATGGCCCTTTTATGTCTCTCCAAGGGGGCAAGTCTATGATCCCAGAACAGATAATTGGGAAAACATGGCTGTTGGACTTAGAGAAGGCTGGACCGGTTCAAGTGTCGTTGTTTACGGCCACTTGTTTGTTGTCTCTGAGCTTGAAAGAATGAAGCTAAAGGTCTATGACATGGAAACAGACTCCTGGGATGCCATAGATGGTCCCCCTTTGCCTGAGCAAATATGCAAGCCTTTTGCTGTCAATGCTTGCGATTGCCATATTTATGTCGTGGGCCGAAATCTTCATGTTGCTGTTGGTCATATCTCTAGACTGCTTCCAGACGAAAATTCTGACGAAAAATGGAGCTTCAGTGTTCGGTGGCATGTAATTGATGCACCGGAGAGTTTATCTGATCTCACTCCTTCAAGCTCTCAGGTGCTGTTTGCATAG